A single Seriola aureovittata isolate HTS-2021-v1 ecotype China chromosome 19, ASM2101889v1, whole genome shotgun sequence DNA region contains:
- the LOC130187686 gene encoding general transcription factor II-I repeat domain-containing protein 2 → MNRNLKLSDNNRKVTWVREDQSYPDHPDRFDLWPQLLCRTGLTGRCYWEVEWRGGVHISVSYKDNDAAVEASYLVSEMIAKAGKPFKEGEFVKKCMLQVASIVCREKKGQFSNISLSANTVAERISDLSGNIYDQLREKAKRFCAYSVALDESTDIIDTAQLAIYVRGVDDSFEVMEELLTVIPMHGQTTGQEIFRQLCDAIVDAGLPWKRFAGITTDGAPSMTGRRNGVVALVQKKLEEEGVEEAIALHCIIHQQALCSKCLKFDNVMSVVVKCINHIRSRGLKHREFRAFLEEIESAYEDVLYFTEVRWLSRGNVLKRFFELRAEVKAFMEKAGMAVPVLSDPKWLMDLAFLVDITHELNVLNKKLQGQGQLVSAAYDNVRSCSTKLVLWKAQLSQTNLCHFPACKALMDAGTPFSGEKYADAIVKLQEQFDHRFADFKTHRATFQIFADPFSSDVQDAPHVLQMELIDLQCNSELKAKFREVSGKADKLGQFLRELPPTFPELSRMFKRTMCLFGSTYLCEKLFSTMNFNKSKYRSKLTHEHLQAILRVSTASSLKPNVAQLCEKKRCQVSGSKE, encoded by the coding sequence atgaacagaaacctcaaactgtctgacaacaacaggaaggtgaCATGGGTGAGAGAGGATCAGTCATATCCTGATCATCCAGACAGGTTTGACCTTtggcctcagctgctgtgtagaactggtctgactggtcgctgttactgggaggtcgagtggagaggaggggttCATATATCAGTGAGTTACAAAGATAATGATGCAGCGGTCGAAGCTAGCTACCTTGTGAGTGAGATGATTGCTAAGGCGGGAAAGCCATTCAAAGAAGGAGAGTTTGTTAAAAAGTGCATGTTACAGGTTGCAAGTATAGTCTGTCGGGAAAAGAAGGGTCAGTTTAGCAACATCAGCCTTTCAGCCAACACAGTGGCAGAGCGCATTTCTGACCTGTCAGGTAACATATATGATCAACTGCGTGAGAAAGCCAAACGTTTCTGTGCATACTCAGTCGCTCTCGACGAGAGCACAGACATCATTGACACTGCGCAGCTCGCAATCTATGTCCGTGGTGTTGACGACAGTTTTGAAGTGATGGAGGAGTTGCTCACAGTGATTCCAATGCATGGCCAGACCACCGGTCAGGAGATATTCCGCCAGCTGTGTGATGCCATTGTGGATGCGGGTTTGCCATGGAAGAGGTTTGCTGGCATAACAACCGACGGAGCGCCATCAATGACAGGGAGGAGAAATGGAGTGGTGGCACTTGTTCAAAAAAAGCTGGAAGAGGAGGGTGTGGAGGAGGCCATTGCTCTGCACTGCATTATCCATCAGCAGGCCCTTTGCAGCAAATGCCTGAAGTTTGACAATGTGATGTCTGTCGTTGTGAAATGCATCAACCATATCAGATCCAGGGGATTAAAGCACCGGGAGTTCCGCGCCTTTTTGGAGGAAATAGAGTCAGCATATGAGGATGTGCTCTACTTCACTGAGGTACGTTGGCTCAGCAGGGGAAACGTCTTGAAGAGGTTTTTTGAGTTGAGAGCAGAAGTGAAAGCCTTCATGGAGAAGGCTGGGATGGCTGTTCCTGTGCTAAGTGATCCCAAATGGCTCATGGACTTAGCTTTCCTTGTTGACATCACACATGAGCTGAATGTACTGAACAAGAAGTTACAAGGCCAGGGGCAGCTTGTCAGTGCTGCCTATGACAACGTGAGATCATGCTCCACAAAACTTGTGTTATGGAAAGCCCAGCTCTCTCAGACAAACCTCTGccatttcccagcatgcaaGGCACTCATGGATGCAGGCACACCATTTAGTGGTGAGAAGTATGCTGATGCCATTGTGAAGCTACAGGAGCAATTTGATCACAGGTTTGCAGACTTCAAGACACACAGAGCCACTTTTCAAATTTTTGCTGACCCCTTCTCCTCTGATGTGCAAGATGCCCCTCATGTGCTTCAAATGGAGCTCATTGACCTGCAGTGCAATTCAGAACTCAAAGCCAAGTTCAGGGAGGTGAGTGGAAAAGCAGACAAGCTTGGACAATTTTTGAGAGAATTGCCCCCCACCTTTCCTGAGCTTTCCAGGATGTTCAAGCGGACCATGTGCCTTTTCGGGAGCACATATCTGTGTGAAAAGCTCTTCTCCACCATGAACTTTAATAAGTCAAAGTACAGGTCCAAACTCACTCATGAGCATCTTCAAGCCATACTGAGGGTCTCAACTGCTTCGTCCCTCAAGCCAAATGTGGCTCAGCTGTGCGAGAAGAAGCGCTGCCAGGTCTCTGGCAGCAAGGAGTAG